The Oryza sativa Japonica Group chromosome 11, ASM3414082v1 DNA window TGCAGGTACATCCATGCTACACTGTTACTTCAAGTCTACAACAGCTAAGATCGAGCTTCATTTGCTAAATTACAGTGTACTGTGCAACACAAATCTTTTGTGCATTCCCTAAAAATACACTCTAACGTGCAACTGCCAAATGCCTAAAATAGGATAATTCAAACAATCTATCCGTTTTGTGATTCTGAAGTTTGTTCCAACAATATGAGAGGAAGTGTATGTGTTCTGATAAATGCCTGCTTAATCGGTTGAGCCTAACTTAAGTTGTTATTTCAGGATGGCGTACAAGTACCTGCTCTAGGGTTGCCTGCTCAACACTTCAAATATAATGACCGGTGAGATACTGATCACAGTATGTATGTGTATCTAATGGCTTGATATTAGGTTATGGATGTACATTTTTGAAAAAATCTCAAAAGTTAATTATGCTAttatatttgaattttattttttttttagttttttttcccccCAATGCATGCAGCAATGATAGGGGAGAAACACTGGGTATTTCAGGGAAAGCTCAACTGGTAACAGAGCCTTCCTCTGTTAACGAGCCAGGTACTTCATTTTTATGGGCCAATCTACATATCATGGATAAGTACCTGTAGGTGCTTTTCTTGATTTCTATAATTTTCATTTGCCCTTTTTTTGTCATGATCCTAAAATTATCCTCCATGGGAAAAAACGAAGAAATAAACCTCGGTTTCTGGTAATCCTATTTCATATGAATTCATATATTTCTGCAAAATTTCCCAGCAAGGGTTATTTTCACAAACGAAAACAGGCTAAATGAACAAAAAACTTTCTTTTCTTGAGTGCTATTCTATGTTCTTAAAATATTGATGCATTTAGCACAGTAAACTTGAATCACCGTTTTCTACAGTCCTACATAATATTGTTGAAGAAACATCAGCAGAAAAGAAGTTATCAAGATGCTGTTGGTGGCATCCCTGGAAGAGCATTGCTACCTCTTCCAATAGTGGCATGCTTGTTGCCCAAAAAGAAATAGGTAATGATGAATGATCAATAATCCAAAACTTAGTAGTGTAAAATCATGACTGCGTTTCCAATTCGGCAATTCCATTTGTAATGCCAAGGGAAGTTtccaaatactaaatgatacaTGTTTGTCTAAATGACAGGCCTTAAAAGGTTCGCTTTCTCTCAATTGGAGGTTGCTACAGACAACTTCTCTCTGGAAAACCAAATCGGTGTAGGTGCTTTCAGCATTGTTTACCAGGTAAGGATTTGCATATGCTTTGCTCTTTGCTGGCTTCTGCATTCAGCAAAATGATTTAGCGAAGTTGTTTGAAACATCTTCTCTTGTACTAAGATATTAGATTCTCTTTCTATGATGAATTTTACCATTATTGACTTGTATTTGGCGTTTACTCCTAGGGGCGACTAAATGAAGGACTTGAAGTTGCCGTGAAAAGAGCATCATATGTTGACAAAATTCCATTTCACCAGCTTGAGAATGAGCTTGATCTAATCCCAAAGCTCCAGCATACAAATATAGTTAAACTTCTAGGATATTGCAcgagaaagagggagaggatACTGGTCTTCGAATATATGCCTAACAGAAGCTTGGATTCATTCATAACTGGTAGGGTTCAGTTCAATTAGCACTATCAATCTCAGTTTTGAGACCAAATTATCCTGTTGATATTGATGTACTACCCTCCTATTCATATTCACTTATATCCATATTTGCTTCTCGCATTTACAGGTGAACGAGCAACAAAAGAACCATTGGATTGGCCTAAGCGCTCCCAAATAGTTAGAGGGATAGCTCAGGGAGCTGTATATCTACACAAGCTATGCGAACCACGTATTATTCACGGGGATTTGAAACCAGGCAACATACTCCTGGATGCTTCTCTGAAACCGAAGATTTGTGACTTCGGCATTTCAAAAGCACTTAAGGCAGATGCGGATAAAGACTGCACTGGCGTCGTGGTGGGCTCACG harbors:
- the LOC107276026 gene encoding cysteine-rich receptor-like protein kinase 19 isoform X1 is translated as MTVLHNIVEETSAEKKLSRCCWWHPWKSIATSSNSGMLVAQKEIGLKRFAFSQLEVATDNFSLENQIGVGAFSIVYQGRLNEGLEVAVKRASYVDKIPFHQLENELDLIPKLQHTNIVKLLGYCTRKRERILVFEYMPNRSLDSFITGERATKEPLDWPKRSQIVRGIAQGAVYLHKLCEPRIIHGDLKPGNILLDASLKPKICDFGISKALKADADKDCTGVVVGSRGFMAPEYKQGGCLSLQTDVYSFGATLLQIIRGKHISPSSLALSDESHNYGPLNKWAWNLWKDGNLMELIDPSLHDENHASEIKRWVQIALLCVQQSPEERPSMWDVLLMLSCDSVILPEPKLPAYYY
- the LOC107276026 gene encoding cysteine-rich receptor-like protein kinase 19 isoform X2, with the protein product MLVAQKEIGLKRFAFSQLEVATDNFSLENQIGVGAFSIVYQGRLNEGLEVAVKRASYVDKIPFHQLENELDLIPKLQHTNIVKLLGYCTRKRERILVFEYMPNRSLDSFITGERATKEPLDWPKRSQIVRGIAQGAVYLHKLCEPRIIHGDLKPGNILLDASLKPKICDFGISKALKADADKDCTGVVVGSRGFMAPEYKQGGCLSLQTDVYSFGATLLQIIRGKHISPSSLALSDESHNYGPLNKWAWNLWKDGNLMELIDPSLHDENHASEIKRWVQIALLCVQQSPEERPSMWDVLLMLSCDSVILPEPKLPAYYY